Within the Nitrospira sp. genome, the region GCAAGGCGAGAAAGGCCGCGATCAGAACATACGCCAGATTGGAAAATCTGAACCTCGGGTACAGGACGGCAAGGGCGATGACAAAGCTGACGGCAAGCAGATTTTCGAGGAACCAATCTTGTCGATCAACCGGCGCGATGGCCAGCCAGATCCACAGCACGGCATAGCCGGCCAGCAAGTATCCGGGCAGAGACATCGCCGGCTGCGGCGTGCCCTGCGGCGATGCGGTCGCGCGGGCCATACTACGGTCGGTGGGAATACGAGTGAGACGAGGCCGAATCGAAGGCGTCCGACGGCGGAAGTGTCGAACGGCGCACGATACGGACCGCCAGCAAGAGACCCATGCACAGCAAGGCCCCATACATGGCGGCGGCCATATCCTTCTGAGCATCCCACACATCCCCCTGCGAGCCCAGGTAGGCAGGACCCATCTCGGGATGGACCAGATCGGTCACCCAGGCCTCGACGATTTCCCACACGGCGCTCAGTCCCAGCACCGTGATGGCCGGCAGGTAATACAGGACCCAGCCGCGTGCATGGCCCAGCAACCGAAACGCTTCCTCCAGCGGGTACGCGAAGAGAAATCCGAAGCTGAAGTGCACGATCCGGTCGAAATGGTTGCGCCCCAGGTGGAGTGCATTGTCGAGCCATGCACCCATCGGTACCTGGGCGTAGGTATAGTGCACGCCAATGGTATGGAGGGTGAGAAAGACCGTTATCAGCAGGTAGGACAAGAGTGAAAGCGCCAGGTATCGATAGGAGACGATGAGTCCCATGACCAGCAGTGCCGGGAGGATATTGGCCATGGCCCAAAACTGACGATCCACGGGAGCATACGCGAGCCACGCGGACAGGGACACATACCAGCCGAGCAGGCCCAGCAGCAGTAGCTTGATTCGATCCATCGATCTTATGTGTCCAAGTAGCAGGACGTCAGGTCGAAGGGGTGGATGTAACCGGTGGAATCCTCCTGTACTGTACAAGTTGCCCGACTGCCGTTCAAGGTTGGGATACAGATTCCAGAGGGATGGCGCAGGACTGAGTGGCTGACACTCCTGCCGCAGGGCGGGACAATCTCCTTCGGCATTTTAGCCTTCGGGAGATCGTCCCGTTGTGGGTCGATGGGGAGGCGCTAGCGGGCGCCGGGGGGAACAGCCACATCCGTCACTTTTTGCTCATCGTCCAGAAACAACACTACCTCCGAGCCCTTCGACAAGCCTTTCAATTTGTCACGCATCAAAGGACGGACCTCGTAGCTCGCTTCTTTACCATCCTCGCCTCTGAGCCCAATCCGGTTGTCTTCTAACGGGGAAGAAATGACACCCTGGCTCCGAGCGTAAGCGTTTTTGGCGGAAGACATACCGGACCTGGAATTCTCAGCGGCCGCATAACTGACATCTGCGATTTGAGAGGATTCATCGATCAAGAACACTGCGTCTGTTCCTACGGGCACTGCCGCGACTTTCGCGCGGACCAGAGGGCGAATTGCATACGATGCTTCCGAGCCGTCATCGAGTTTGAGGACGGCCTTCTCATGTCCTGTGGTGAGAGACTGAGCTAGTTTGCCCTCCAGGATTTTGTGTGCGGTCTCTTCACCCTTGAGGTGCGCGTCCACGATTTCGTTTTGTTCATTGACCCAGACCATGACGCGATCTCCCACCTCGAACGACGGGAGACCTTTCTCCTCTCTCATTTTGACCGTCACGTAGCGAGGCTGAGGATCGCCGGTGTTGATCTCGACCTGTTCGCCGCGAATCGATTCCACTGTCCCGAGCACCGTGCGCGTTCCCGGAAAGGTGTGGCCCTGAGACTTCGGGTGCTCGCCCATGGCAGATTTGGACTGCATGGGTACAGATTTCGACTGCATTCCTCTGGTCGAGGCACTCTTCCTTGCCGGCTCCTGCTCTGCACAGGAGACAAAGGTAAACGCGGCGACGGCCGCGAGTGCACCGCACCGAACGGCCGAACCCGAAGCCCACCGCCCCAGAGGAGACCCCCTTAGGAAACCTAAAACGCGTCCATGCCGGACCGTGACGTTGTGTTCTACCATGTCTTCCTCCTCTCGTTGTCCTTCCACCGATGAGGAGTTGTCGTCCTCTCCGGGAAAGATGCAACCGCCTCCTGCAGCTGCTCTAGGAGCATCACCCACACCCACCGTTGTCACACCTGGGTCTCTCCCTAGCTCCATGCGAAACGGACCCTCGCGAGCACGATCAAAGACACGATGCCGCGACTTGCCCAACGTTCATGGTGCATCGGCCAACACAGAGAGTGTTGACGATTGGCGAGGCCGTGCTGCGCATATCTACTGGGACAGCCGCTCTTGACCCCGTGTGTCAGCCGCCGTATGCTGCCGTCCGCGTTTTTTGTGCCATTCGGAATATGGAGCTAGCCATGCTGACCGGCGCAACCCAACCTCGTTTCGGCCTGCTCGCACGCCGGTGCGCAGGAGCCACTCGGGCTGGACGCCGGAAAACCGATTCCGGGATCAGCGGAAGCACGTTGGTCTCGATCGCGGTCTTAGTGGGAATGCTCGGGGGGTGCGCGTACGAGACGGTCAGTTCATTTCAGACGG harbors:
- a CDS encoding membrane protein, whose product is MDRIKLLLLGLLGWYVSLSAWLAYAPVDRQFWAMANILPALLVMGLIVSYRYLALSLLSYLLITVFLTLHTIGVHYTYAQVPMGAWLDNALHLGRNHFDRIVHFSFGFLFAYPLEEAFRLLGHARGWVLYYLPAITVLGLSAVWEIVEAWVTDLVHPEMGPAYLGSQGDVWDAQKDMAAAMYGALLCMGLLLAVRIVRRSTLPPSDAFDSASSHSYSHRP